A DNA window from Coffea arabica cultivar ET-39 chromosome 6c, Coffea Arabica ET-39 HiFi, whole genome shotgun sequence contains the following coding sequences:
- the LOC113692814 gene encoding protein VAPYRIN-like produces MDRLISLEPSNTLTIRIEPGQKCYGVLTLRNVMYTMPVAFRLQPMNKTRYTARPQSGIISPLMTLSVEITYHTPPNSSLPESLPYSDDSFLLHSVVAPGAAVKDPSSTFDSVPNDWFTTKKKQVFVDSGLKIMFVGSLVLSHLVSRGSMDEIREALEKSDPKWRAADSVDADGQTLLHLAIAQSRPELVQLILEFNPDIEARSRSGSTALETAAASGEALIVELLLAHRASTERSASSTWGPIHLAAVGGHLEVLRLLLLKGANVDSITKDGNSALHMAVEQRRRDCARLLLASGARADIRNGSDSDTPLHIAAGLGDEQMVKLLLHKGANKDIRNKVGKTAYDVAAELGHARLFDALRLGDSLCVAARKGEVRTIHRLLENGAIINGRDQHGWTALHRAAFKGRVDAIRTLLDNGIDINARDEDGYLALHCAVESGHVDVIELLVKKGADIEARTNKGVTALQIAESLHYAGITRILVNGGATREGGVAQMSTITKVSQLPFNKGITVKEMESGAIKKKPTRPRVRRSSFDRSAAVPLAVV; encoded by the coding sequence ATGGATAGGCTCATAAGTTTGGAGCCATCAAACACACTGACAATTAGGATTGAACCTGGACAGAAATGCTATGGCGTGCTCACTTTGCGGAATGTTATGTACACCATGCCTGTGGCCTTCAGGCTTCAACCGATGAACAAAACTCGGTATACGGCTCGCCCTCAATCCGGGATCATTTCACCTCTCATGACTCTTTCAGTGGAAATCACTTATCATACACCTCCCAATTCAAGTCTCCCTGAATCTCTCCCTTATTCAGATGATTCATTTCTCTTGCATAGTGTTGTTGCGCCAGGTGCAGCAGTTAAAGATCCCTCATCGACATTCGATTCTGTGCCGAATGATTGGTTCACCACAAAAAAGAAGCAGGTGTTCGTTGACAGTGGACTTAAAATCATGTTTGTTGGCTCATTGGTTCTGTCTCACTTGGTTTCCAGAGGTTCAATGGATGAAATTCGAGAAGCTCTCGAAAAGAGTGACCCCAAATGGAGGGCAGCCGATTCTGTTGATGCAGATGGTCAAACGTTACTCCATTTGGCTATTGCTCAAAGCCGGCCAGAGCTTGTTCAATTAATTCTCGAGTTTAATCCAGATATTGAAGCTCGAAGCCGGTCAGGGTCCACCGCATTGGAAACTGCTGCTGCATCAGGAGAAGCACTCATTGTTGAGCTCTTATTGGCTCATCGGGCGAGCACGGAGCGGTCAGCATCATCCACATGGGGACCAATTCATCTCGCCGCGGTTGGTGGACATCTGGAGGTCTTAAGGCTTCTTTTGCTCAAAGGAGCCAATGTTGATTCTATAACTAAAGATGGCAATTCAGCCTTACACATGGCTGTTGAGCAACGCCGAAGAGACTGTGCTAGGCTTCTCCTGGCTAGCGGTGCACGGGCAGATATACGTAATGGGAGTGACAGCGATACACCGTTACATATCGCTGCTGGTTTAGGTGATGAACAAATGGTCAAGCTGCTACTGCACAAAGGGGCAAATAAGGATATCAGAAACAAGGTTGGAAAAACAGCGTATGATGTAGCAGCTGAGCTTGGTCATGCTCGGCTTTTTGATGCACTTCGATTAGGAGACAGTTTGTGTGTTGCAGCCCGGAAAGGAGAAGTTAGAACAATCCACAGGCTCTTGGAAAATGGAGCGATCATCAATGGCCGTGACCAACATGGCTGGACAGCCCTGCATCGAGCAGCTTTCAAGGGAAGAGTAGATGCTATCCGTACTCTTCTTGATAATGGGATTGACATCAATGCTAGAGATGAAGATGGCTACTTAGCATTACACTGTGCAGTGGAATCAGGCCATGTTGATGTTATTGAGTTGCTGGTTAAGAAAGGAGCTGACATTGAAGCCCGGACCAACAAGGGCGTTACAGCCTTGCAAATTGCTGAATCCCTGCATTATGCAGGGATTACAAGAATACTTGTCAATGGTGGAGCCACCCGAGAAGGAGGAGTGGCACAGATGAGCACTATTACTAAAGTAAGTCAGCTTCCATTCAACAAAGGAATAACTGTGAAAGAAATGGAGAGTGGGGCAATAAAGAAGAAGCCTACTCGCCCTAGAGTCCGTCGAAGCAGCTTTGATCGTTCTGCAGCTGTTCCATTAGCCGTGGTTTAG